In Uranotaenia lowii strain MFRU-FL chromosome 2, ASM2978415v1, whole genome shotgun sequence, one genomic interval encodes:
- the LOC129748655 gene encoding protein GUCD1, producing MNDTVRESLPEFIDHQLVHFRQRYDWDCGLSCIVMLLGRHEKLNFLENFKDICHKGGFGESTWTIDLCYILRDFDIKHKFLTKVFGANPSHVGKEYYKCFNADETRVNKKFQQASLNDIPIEVKSISNIELIKHLAFNGNVILLTNASLLYCDLCKANKLSIELRSCLGLKPTYMGHYIVLCGYDMRIEKFLYRNPAFKDKICYMSFEAVERARKACGTDEDVILIYDKRV from the exons ATGAACG atactGTAAGAGAATCGCTTCCGGAGTTCATCGATCATCAGTTGGTTCACTTCCGGCAGCGCTATGATTGGGATTGTGGACTATCGTGCATAGTGATGCTCTTGGGACGCCAcgaaaagcttaattttttggaaaacttcaagGATATTTGCCATAAAGGAGGATTTGGTGAGAG CACATGGACTATTGACTTGTGCTACATTCTCAGGGATTTTGACATCAAGCATAAGTTCTTAACGAAGGTCTTCGGTGCCAATCCATCTCACGTGGGAAAAGAATATTATAAGTGTTTTAACGCG GATGAAACTAGGGTGAACAAGAAATTTCAGCAAGCTTCGCTCAACGACATTCCGATAGAAGTTAAGTCAATCAGCAACATCGAGTTGATAAAACATTTGGCATTTAATGGCAATGTAATATTGCTTACCAATGCTTCTCTCCTCTACTGCGATCTATGCAAGGCCAATAAGTTATCGATTGAGTTAAG ATCATGCCTTGGATTGAAACCAACATACATGGGTCATTACATAGTATTATGTGGATACGATATGAGAATAGAAAAGTTTTTATACAGAAATCCCGCTTTTAAAGACA aaatttgTTACATGTCATTTGAAGCAGTTGAACGCGCTCGAAAAGCTTGCGGAACTGACGAAGATGTAATCCTTATCTATGACAAACGCGTGTGA
- the LOC129741012 gene encoding uncharacterized protein LOC129741012, whose translation MKSAQELELEIPLHLDVVTSESCSRILQVIIENLLYQRNQIPFAYETFRTLITKMTDQESQDDNETMSWNNYQLIKQRDLAKKSLQNIKDVFTNSTQLIEQVHQILQMKFIFGSTIYTAKEIFTIKMPKIDRNHYPQHHRQRLEAALKILAMQLTLCEKLQANGSRITGPTNAFVMVGMSGEPGSWVSSEDVERTWHLVEDYKSPVNCRKYLIQIKNISTANDSLCCKEMKVFSEQIEQLSLEGSAKNNSFPTDDNNQENGDDAPKDNLVWYQLDGCLKGYKEYVIKGKTIWNS comes from the exons atgaaaagcgCCCAAGAGCTAGAATTGGAAATACCGTTACATTTGGACGTTGTGACTAGTGAATCCTGCTCGAGAATACTACAGGTAATAATCGAGAATCTGTTGTATCAGCGAAATCAAATTCCGTTCGCCTACGAGACGTTCAGAACTCTGATAACCAAAATGACAGATCAGGAATCACAAGATGACAACGAAACTATGAGTTGGAATAATTATCAACTGATAAAGCAGCGAGATTTAGCCAAAAAGTCCCTTCAGAACATTAAGGATGTTTTCACG aattcaactCAATTAATAGAACAAGTacatcaaattttacaaatgaaattcatatttggGTCAACCATCTACACTGCCAAGGAAATATTTACGATTAAAATGCCGAAGATTGATAGGAATCACTATCCTCAGCATCATCGCCAGAGATTGGAAGCAGCATTGAAAATTCTGGCCATGCAATTAACACTGTGCGAGAAATTGCAAGCCAACGGTAGCAGAATAACGGGTCCTACAAACGCATTTGTCATGGTGGGAATGTCGGGTGAACCAGGCTCCTGGGTCAGCTCTGAAGATGTCGAAAGGACTTGGCACCTTGTGGAAGACTATAAGTCACCGGTTAACTGTCGGAAGTATTtgatacaaattaaaaacattagcACGGCAAACGATTCGCTATGCTGTAAGGAAATGAAAGTTTTCAGTGAGCAAATCGAACAATTGAGCTTGGAAGGCTCTGCTAAGAATAATTCCTTCCCAACGGATGacaataatcaagaaaatggtGATGATGCACCGAAAGACAATCTGGTGTGGTATCAGCTTGATGGTTGTTTGAAAGGATACAAAGAATATGTAATAAAAGGAAAAACTATTtggaattcatga
- the LOC129741007 gene encoding zinc finger protein 260-like — MDSRNVKNRYDKLCRFCISENDCIPIFTGDYVLNSQLSKCVDVLLTKVDADDGLPNNICSTCLACIEQFVDFETVCSRSYEILERIRTENLTENQHLQTDLAVKTTQVQVQFLNVQKLVDDECNESSSSSIKHTVVSKNLVSQDETSPEEPLKIEALEEEAHDDQYSLLMESDEAEELCSTDEVNRNLPTRSRLDSVSSTDLSQMDNALNTDPVGFVDRANRKIPLFECIFCKNTYRGRNTLKKHLRIHFNIKSYKCSHCPKSFTDRSSLRIHEGRHSGRSFECSYCGKSYFSLNEMQQHQTMQHLERKFECETCGRKFPTRTVLNEHFLVHKDLRPFRCDICDATFKRKRNLIRHTSLHVNKGCLKGRLNKNSSAKSPIHAHDDIDSLRTTFCPVCTEWRGEFGDLYDHLNRCHDSEMKKAPTGPRQCQECEDGPFNSLKSYIVHSLVHRPTSNFVCDECDRTFNLDYFASIHALTHGNQNSTFFCDSDVNCRLVFSDKLRFDQHRRDKHAVEM; from the exons ATGGACAGCCGTAATGTGAAAAACCGGTACGATAAATTGTGTCGATTTTGTATTTCGGAAAACGATTGTATCCCTATCTTCACTGGCGATTATGTGTTGAACAGTCAGCTATCGAAATGTGTAGATGTTCTCCTTACGAAAGTGGATGCGGATGATGGTCTACCGAATAACATTTGCTCAACTTGTCTGGCATGCATCGAGCAGTTTGTAGATTTTGAAACCGTCTGTAGTCGAAGTTACGAAATCTTGGAACGAATCAGGACAGAAAATTTAACTGAAAATCAGCATCTGCAAACCGACTTGG CCGTTAAAACGACTCAAGTTCAGGTGCAATTTTTGAATGTCCAAAAACTCGTAGACGATGAATGCAATGAAAGTTCTTCATCCAGTATTAAACACAcagttgtttcaaaaaatttggtttcgcAAGATGAAACGTCGCCGGAGGAACCTCTCAAAATTGAAGCACTGGAAGAGGAAGCACACGATGATCAATACTCTCTATTGATGGAAAGCGATGAAGCAGAAGAACTTTGCAGCACCGATGAAGTAAACAGGAATCTTCCCACAAGAAGTCGCTTGGATTCTGTATCTAGCACTGATTTAAGCCAAATGGACAATGCACTAAATACAGATCCTGTAGGATTCGTGGATCGAGCCAATCGCAAAATTCCATTATTTGAATGCATTTTCTGTAAAAACACGTACAGAGGACGAAAtactttgaaaaaacatttaagaatccattttaatattaaaagtTATAAGTGTAGTCATTGCCCAAAGTCTTTTACCGATCGTAGTTCGTTGAGAATTCACGAAGGGCGACACTCTGGACGATCCTTTGAGTGTAGTTATTGTGGAAAGTCGTACTTCAGCTTAAATGAAATGCAGCAACATCAAACTATGCAGCATTTAGAACGCAAATTTGAATGTGAGACCTGCGGTAGAAAATTCCCAACGAGAACTGTTTTAAACGAACATTTCTTGGTACACAAGGATCTGAGACCTTTCAGATGTGACATTTGCGACGCAACGTTCAAGCGTAAACGTAATCTAATCAGACACACATCGCTACACGTGAATAAAGGATGTTTGAAAGGTCGATTGAACAAAAATAGCAGCGCAAAGTCACCAATTCATGCTCACGATGACATTGATTCATTAAGAACTACTTTTTGTCCTGTTTGTACCGAGTGGCGTGGTGAATTTGGTGATCTTTACGACCACCTGAATCGTTGTCATGATTCCGAAATGAAAAAAGCTCCTACCGGACCTCGTCAATGCCAAGAATGTGAAGATGGTCCATTTAACAGTTTGAAATCCTACATAGTTCATAGCTTAGTTCATCGACCTACATCTAATTTTGTCTGTGACGAGTGTGATAGAACATTCAACCTCGA ctattttgcATCGATCCACGCATTGACCCAtggaaaccaaaacagtacctTTTTCTGTGATTCTGACGTTAACTGTCGGTTGGTATTTAGTGATAAACTACGTTTCGACCAGCATCGAAGAGATAAACACGCCGTTGAGATGTGA